The following proteins are co-located in the Engraulis encrasicolus isolate BLACKSEA-1 unplaced genomic scaffold, IST_EnEncr_1.0 scaffold_50_np1212, whole genome shotgun sequence genome:
- the LOC134444311 gene encoding mast cell protease 1A-like, whose protein sequence is GAVQSGIFGGKEAKPHSRPYMASLQVGKHHVCGGVLIRRDYVLTAAHCLKYKPDVVVLGAHNISREEKSQQRVAVSESIPHQKYRPVEEPWGHQHDIMLLKLDPPVKLTKFVSVLELPKKFGYLKAGMRCEVSGWGRRMLGRGVESVLYETTVILDSNGECESKWQQYYNKDQMVCTVSDGKDGFCQGDSGGPLVCWKGKSRVLYGTTAYTDVPCDKPGYPEVYMRVPFFLPWIRSVMGDN, encoded by the exons GGTGCGGTGCAGAGTGGCATCTTTGGTGGTAAGGAGGCCAAGCCCCACTCCAGGCCCTACATGGCCTCTCTACAGGTGGGGAAGCACCATGTGTGTGGAGGAGTTCTCATCAGGAGAGACTACGTACTCACTGCTGCACACTGCCTCAA GTACAAGCCGGATGTCGTAGTCCTCGGTGCCCACAACATcagcagggaagagaagagccAGCAGCGTGTGGCTGTATCTGAGTCCATCCCACACCAGAAATACCGACCCGTTGAAGAACCCTGGGGACACCAGCACGACATCATGCTGCTCAAG ctggacCCTCCAGTGAAGCTGACCAAGTTTGTGTCAGTGCTGGAGCTGCCTAAGAAGTTTGGCTACCTGAAGGCGGGCATGAGGTGCGAGGTGTCCGGCTGGGGCAGGAGGATGCTGGGCAGGGGTGTGGAGTCTGTCCTCTACGAGACCACCGTCATCCTGGACAGCAACGGAGAATGTGAATCCAAATGGCAGCAGTACTACAACAAGGACCAGATGGTCTGCACTGTCTCCGATGGCAAAGACGGCTTCTGCCAG GGTGACTCCGGGGGTCCGCTGGTGTGCTGGAAGGGGAAGAGTAGAGTTCTGTACGGCACCACGGCCTACACTGATGTCCCCTGCGACAAGCCGGGCTACCCAGAAGTCTACATGAGGGTGCCTTTCTTCCTGCCTTGGATACGCTCTGTCATGGGGGACAATTGA